The proteins below come from a single Oscillospiraceae bacterium genomic window:
- a CDS encoding GHKL domain-containing protein gives MGYWLGIVFSCLDVLCVAVFCDAFLERKTRGLRFVVGALLCGVLSYIATIFVSHISEESPITLLKFAALITVYFVFASLLYTGKFWLRLLVVVLAYAISTLLEFCVLYSLLALLHIRYDEYVANMKLYLASAAITYSLKFLLSSGIKKIHKPMVASSASIKWAPLTIGFPLISLVGISICYYLSMNGKIAAAFVLFSSGILLATNAVILILIDLTEKNNLAQEQQKTLNEQLRSQRANIDALSSAYATQRKMTHDFRHHIAALSGMLQGGETQQAQDYLAALQEQQTERALMVNTHNSAIDAVLNQKGYAAQKQHIDIQFEVNDLSPLQIELIDCTVVLGNLLDNAIEACLKLEEAKRRIEVSVLRDEAYADGDAKLYVSIINTSLPVHIEKDCIATTKLEPHLHGFGLPCAKELLRRNNAFYTMDYHDGAFQFCFEWPDVACNSCVHA, from the coding sequence ATGGGTTATTGGTTAGGGATCGTTTTCAGCTGCTTGGACGTGCTGTGCGTGGCCGTTTTTTGCGATGCGTTTCTTGAAAGAAAAACAAGAGGCTTACGCTTTGTAGTGGGGGCGCTGCTCTGCGGAGTATTGTCTTATATCGCTACGATTTTCGTTTCGCATATTTCGGAAGAATCGCCGATAACGCTTTTAAAATTTGCCGCACTTATTACGGTTTACTTCGTTTTTGCATCCTTGCTTTATACCGGGAAATTCTGGTTGCGGCTGCTGGTGGTTGTTTTGGCGTATGCAATTTCCACCTTGCTGGAATTTTGCGTTCTTTATTCTCTGCTGGCATTGCTTCATATTCGTTATGATGAATATGTGGCGAATATGAAGCTCTATCTTGCAAGCGCAGCTATAACATATAGTCTCAAATTCTTACTTTCTTCTGGAATCAAAAAGATTCACAAGCCGATGGTGGCAAGTTCCGCCAGCATCAAATGGGCACCCCTGACAATTGGATTTCCACTTATTTCTCTGGTTGGTATATCAATTTGCTATTATTTATCCATGAACGGCAAAATAGCAGCCGCATTTGTACTTTTTTCAAGTGGAATTCTGCTGGCAACCAATGCCGTGATTCTGATTTTGATAGATTTGACAGAAAAAAACAACCTCGCGCAGGAGCAGCAAAAAACGCTTAACGAGCAGCTGCGCTCCCAGCGTGCCAACATTGATGCCTTGAGCAGCGCCTACGCCACACAGCGCAAAATGACGCACGATTTTCGGCATCACATCGCGGCCCTTTCCGGGATGCTGCAGGGAGGCGAGACACAACAGGCACAGGACTATCTTGCCGCTTTGCAGGAGCAGCAGACTGAGCGTGCCCTGATGGTCAACACCCACAACTCGGCCATCGACGCCGTGCTGAACCAAAAGGGCTATGCCGCTCAGAAGCAGCATATCGATATTCAGTTTGAAGTCAACGACCTGTCGCCCTTGCAAATCGAACTGATTGACTGCACAGTCGTGCTGGGCAACCTGCTGGACAACGCCATCGAAGCCTGCCTAAAGCTGGAGGAAGCAAAGCGCCGCATTGAGGTCAGCGTTTTGCGGGACGAAGCCTACGCGGACGGCGATGCGAAGCTGTATGTCTCGATTATCAACACCAGCCTGCCGGTCCACATCGAAAAGGACTGTATTGCCACAACGAAATTGGAACCGCATCTGCACGGCTTTGGTCTGCCCTGTGCCAAAGAGCTGCTGCGCCGCAACAACGCCTTTTACACGATGGATTATCATGACGGTGCGTTCCAATTC
- a CDS encoding LytTR family DNA-binding domain-containing protein, with the protein MFAADARKHTPGKNAEKENFSMRILVCDDDAAFAGQLAEKIEAIVKPQMPRSTVDCATDAAQLRALPLAKYDLAFLDIDMGPLNGVDLARRLHELRPDMLLIFVTNYVEYSLQGYEVQAFRYLLKAEMPQKLERYVQQALTAYRKTRDTVRIFCDGEDVELQPQQILYAEMSARKVCLHLQGGDRALLYTTATMADLADLLENHGFVRTHKSVLVNMEHIRDLQSTRLYLRDGTELPVSSHTASAVRKIYTQWRSAKKWVIG; encoded by the coding sequence ATGTTTGCAGCAGATGCCCGCAAGCACACGCCGGGCAAAAATGCCGAAAAGGAGAATTTTTCCATGCGCATACTGGTTTGCGATGACGACGCAGCCTTTGCCGGTCAGTTGGCGGAAAAGATAGAGGCCATCGTAAAGCCGCAAATGCCGCGCTCCACGGTGGATTGCGCCACAGATGCAGCGCAGTTGCGTGCTTTGCCGCTGGCAAAATACGATCTGGCTTTTTTGGATATTGATATGGGCCCGCTGAACGGCGTTGATCTGGCCCGTCGCCTGCATGAGCTGCGCCCCGATATGCTGCTGATTTTTGTGACGAACTACGTCGAATACAGCCTGCAGGGGTACGAGGTGCAGGCGTTTCGCTATCTGCTGAAAGCCGAGATGCCGCAAAAGCTGGAGCGTTATGTGCAGCAGGCCCTTACCGCATACCGCAAGACCCGCGATACGGTTCGCATATTTTGCGATGGCGAGGATGTCGAGCTGCAGCCGCAGCAGATCTTGTACGCCGAGATGTCGGCCCGCAAGGTATGCCTGCACCTGCAGGGGGGCGACCGGGCCTTGTTGTACACGACCGCTACCATGGCCGATTTGGCTGACCTACTGGAAAACCACGGCTTCGTGCGCACACACAAAAGCGTTTTGGTCAATATGGAGCACATCCGCGATCTGCAAAGCACGCGACTGTATCTGCGCGACGGAACCGAGCTGCCGGTCAGTTCGCACACAGCCAGTGCCGTGCGGAAAATCTATACGCAGTGGAGGAGCGCGAAAAAATGGGTTATTGGTTAG
- a CDS encoding helix-turn-helix domain-containing protein: protein MFDMGKRICKLRRDAHLSQKQLGEKIGKSASTIGSYENDTAVPTLENAAALAEALHVSLDYLLYGEKSRTLPLQKMSENRVQLLTDLAQEFAAPTSHGAAFSDRKLDILRRLYQEFYR, encoded by the coding sequence ATGTTTGATATGGGCAAGCGCATCTGTAAATTGCGTAGGGACGCACACCTGTCGCAAAAGCAGTTGGGCGAGAAAATTGGCAAATCAGCCTCGACCATCGGTTCGTATGAAAACGATACTGCCGTGCCGACGCTGGAAAACGCGGCAGCACTGGCGGAAGCGCTTCATGTTTCGTTGGATTATCTGCTGTACGGTGAAAAGAGCCGCACCCTTCCGCTGCAAAAGATGAGCGAGAACCGCGTGCAGCTGTTGACCGATCTGGCGCAGGAGTTTGCAGCACCTACTAGCCACGGTGCAGCTTTCAGTGACCGAAAGCTGGATATTCTGCGGCGGCTGTATCAGGAATTTTATCGTTAA